A stretch of Henckelia pumila isolate YLH828 chromosome 4, ASM3356847v2, whole genome shotgun sequence DNA encodes these proteins:
- the LOC140863167 gene encoding protein RMD5 homolog, producing MELNAIKDSFERVAKKQKLSCSLSKELIDQVGNEFEHTLSSIQSGKAADIHQTLILTNQKAKDAVVGSNNQSDGMQRELNINITKFQKLLEKSFNPDISKAYRNIDFEPGIVNQIIIDHFYREGQFDIVDCLLKEAGGDESISLKLQFQEMHEILEAMKCRNFEPALNWVAANREKLDESGSDLELKLRKLQFVDILENQGRADALKYARKHLGPLASRHMTEVQKLMGSLLWGANLEKSPYADLVAPIHLEKLTGEIMQAFYNFAGQSFQNPLKVALAAGLEGLPTLLKLVRLMSPTKQEWQDMKQLPVEVELGEEFRFHSVFVCPVSREQASEENPPMMLPCGHVLCKQSIHKLSKGNSRSFKCPYCPLDASAAQCRQLYF from the coding sequence ATGGAGCTGAATGCCATTAAAGATTCATTTGAGAGGGTAGcaaagaagcaaaagctatCATGTTCGTTGTCCAAAGAGTTGATTGACCAAGTTGGTAACGAATTCGAGCATACATTATCGAGTATTCAGTCAGGTAAAGCGGCTGACATTCATCAGACATTAATTCTCACGAATCAGAAAGCCAAGGATGCAGTGGTTGGCTCAAACAATCAATCTGATGGAATGCAGCGAGAACTCAATATAAATATCACCAAGTTTCAGAAGCTTCTTGAGAAATCATTCAATCCTGACATATCAAAGGCATATAGAAATATTGATTTTGAACCGGGTATAGTTAATCAGATCATCATCGACCACTTCTACCGTGAAGGTCAATTTGATATCGTAGACTGCTTACTAAAAGAAGCCGGTGGAGACGAATCAATTTCCCTGAAGTTGCAATTTCAAGAAATGCACGAAATTCTGGAGGCCATGAAGTGTAGAAATTTTGAGCCTGCTCTGAACTGGGTGGCTGCAAACCGTGAGAAACTTGACGAATCTGGTTCTGATCTCGAGCTAAAACTTCGCAAGCTGCAGTTTGTAGACATCTTAGAGAATCAAGGCCGGGCGGACGCACTCAAATACGCCAGAAAGCACCTTGGTCCTCTAGCTTCTCGTCACATGACAGAGGTACAAAAGCTAATGGGTAGCCTACTGTGGGGAGCGAATCTCGAAAAATCTCCGTATGCTGATTTGGTCGCCCCAATCCATTTGGAAAAGCTGACTGGTGAGATTATGCAGGCGTTCTACAATTTTGCTGGACAATCCTTTCAGAACCCTCTGAAAGTTGCTTTGGCAGCTGGGTTAGAAGGGCTGCCTACACTCTTAAAATTGGTCAGATTAATGTCTCCAACAAAACAGGAGTGGCAAGATATGAAGCAGTTACCCGTAGAAGTCGAGTTGGGGGAAGAATTTCGATTTCATTCGGTCTTTGTGTGCCCCGTTAGTCGAGAGCAGGCTAGTGAAGAAAACCCTCCCATGATGTTGCCGTGTGGGCACGTACTATGCAAGCAGTCCATCCACAAACTCTCCAAAGGAAATTCTCGGAGTTTCAAGTGTCCGTACTGCCCTCTAGATGCTTCAGCAGCACAATGCAGGCAACTCTATTTCTGA